A genome region from Pseudomonas pergaminensis includes the following:
- a CDS encoding OmpA family protein, protein MLSNKSLALALCLTITGCAQTPQNDAEGGHWWSFGSDKAATKDAVTQADAKPEAKPDAKPAAGAKPAAPVAAAAAAPAPAPAAKADTGSSWWPFSSKTADEKAADAKADLKADLKAAEPAPTVAKNDTETHWWWPFESKPKPLAKVDVTNVPMPDPKITQAWLDDYEPRLRAAIKDSNLQLERRDNVLVVIAPVDGSYNPKRPAMLLPVTLGPFTRVAKAVEADPKTAVLVLGHVDATGTAPASQALTKERAQSIASIFSLSGLKQDRLMLRGMGDLMPRAANDSNQGRALNRRMEIMFTQRTTMLALLSKYQSGKTPPVAEMVAVQDVPAPAPAAKAPAKKAPAAKKAAAKPAAKKAPAKPAAKKPAPAKAKAAAPANDQAKN, encoded by the coding sequence ATGTTATCGAACAAGTCCTTGGCACTGGCGCTATGCCTCACTATTACCGGCTGCGCACAAACTCCACAAAATGATGCCGAGGGTGGGCATTGGTGGTCATTTGGATCTGATAAGGCCGCGACCAAGGATGCAGTGACCCAAGCCGACGCCAAGCCAGAGGCCAAACCTGACGCCAAGCCAGCTGCCGGCGCCAAGCCTGCCGCACCGGTAGCCGCTGCGGCTGCTGCGCCAGCCCCGGCTCCAGCCGCCAAGGCTGACACCGGCTCCAGCTGGTGGCCATTCTCTTCCAAGACCGCCGACGAAAAGGCTGCCGATGCCAAGGCCGACCTGAAAGCCGACCTCAAGGCCGCAGAACCTGCCCCTACGGTTGCCAAGAACGACACCGAAACCCACTGGTGGTGGCCGTTCGAAAGCAAGCCCAAGCCATTGGCCAAGGTCGACGTGACCAACGTGCCGATGCCCGATCCGAAAATCACCCAAGCCTGGTTGGACGACTATGAGCCGCGCCTGCGTGCTGCCATCAAGGACAGCAACCTGCAACTCGAGCGTCGTGACAACGTGCTGGTGGTGATCGCCCCGGTCGACGGCTCCTACAACCCGAAACGCCCGGCCATGTTGCTGCCCGTCACCCTCGGCCCGTTCACCCGTGTGGCCAAGGCCGTTGAAGCCGATCCGAAGACCGCCGTACTGGTACTCGGCCACGTCGATGCCACCGGCACCGCCCCGGCCAGCCAGGCGTTGACCAAGGAGCGCGCGCAATCCATCGCCTCGATCTTCAGCCTCAGCGGCTTGAAGCAAGACCGTCTGATGCTGCGCGGCATGGGTGACCTGATGCCACGAGCGGCCAACGACAGCAACCAGGGCCGTGCCCTGAACCGTCGCATGGAAATCATGTTCACCCAGCGCACCACCATGCTGGCGCTGCTGAGCAAGTACCAGTCGGGCAAAACCCCGCCTGTCGCCGAAATGGTTGCAGTGCAGGACGTTCCAGCCCCGGCCCCGGCCGCCAAGGCACCGGCTAAAAAGGCGCCAGCCGCGAAAAAAGCGGCAGCCAAGCCTGCGGCCAAAAAAGCCCCGGCCAAGCCCGCTGCGAAAAAACCGGCTCCAGCCAAGGCCAAGGCCGCTGCGCCGGCGAATGACCAGGCGAAAAACTGA
- the pdxH gene encoding pyridoxamine 5'-phosphate oxidase produces MTQALADMRRDYTRDGLSEAQAPSEPFALFHQWFADAVKTEQPPVEANAMTLATVDQDGRPHCRILLLKGLDAQGFTFFTNYQSAKGQQLAARPFAAMTFFWPTLERQVRIEGRVVKVTPEESDAYYQVRPLGSRLGAWASPQSQVIRDREELQDLLKATEQRFSDTQPDCPEHWGGYRLLPERIEFWQGRASRLHDRLNYRLQDSQWTRERLAP; encoded by the coding sequence ATGACCCAGGCACTGGCCGATATGCGCCGTGACTACACACGGGACGGCTTGAGCGAGGCCCAGGCCCCGAGCGAGCCGTTTGCCTTGTTCCACCAGTGGTTTGCCGACGCGGTGAAAACCGAGCAGCCACCGGTGGAGGCCAACGCCATGACCCTGGCCACCGTCGACCAGGACGGTCGCCCGCACTGCCGCATCCTGTTGCTCAAGGGCTTGGATGCGCAGGGCTTTACCTTCTTTACCAACTATCAGAGTGCCAAGGGTCAACAGCTGGCGGCGCGGCCGTTCGCAGCCATGACCTTCTTCTGGCCGACCCTCGAGCGCCAGGTGCGCATTGAAGGTCGGGTGGTCAAGGTCACGCCCGAGGAGTCGGACGCTTATTACCAGGTCCGCCCGCTGGGCAGCCGCCTGGGGGCCTGGGCCTCTCCGCAGAGCCAAGTCATTCGTGACCGCGAAGAGCTGCAGGACCTGCTCAAGGCTACCGAGCAGCGCTTCAGTGATACCCAGCCCGACTGCCCGGAGCACTGGGGTGGCTATCGCCTGTTGCCCGAGCGCATCGAGTTCTGGCAAGGCCGCGCCAGCCGCCTGCATGACCGCCTCAACTACCGCCTGCAAGATTCGCAGTGGACGCGCGAGCGTCTGGCGCCCTGA
- a CDS encoding outer membrane lipoprotein translates to MRKSVLLVACFTTLSLLLGGCASSLTGDSYSRDEARRVQTVRMGTIESLRPVKIEGTKTPIGGAAGAVIGGVGGSAIGGGRGSIVTAVIGAVAGGLLGSATEEGLTRTQGVEITVREDDGSMRAYVQAVQENEIFRIGDRVRIMTVDGTSRVTR, encoded by the coding sequence ATGCGTAAGTCCGTTTTACTGGTTGCCTGCTTTACCACCCTGTCGTTGCTGCTGGGTGGCTGCGCCTCGAGTCTGACCGGCGACTCGTACTCCCGTGACGAAGCGCGTCGTGTACAGACCGTGCGCATGGGTACCATTGAATCCCTGCGTCCGGTGAAAATCGAAGGTACCAAGACCCCAATCGGCGGCGCGGCTGGCGCCGTCATCGGCGGCGTTGGCGGCAGCGCTATCGGCGGCGGCCGTGGCAGCATCGTGACCGCCGTGATCGGCGCCGTCGCTGGCGGGCTGCTGGGTTCGGCCACCGAAGAAGGCCTGACCCGCACCCAGGGTGTGGAAATCACCGTTCGCGAAGACGACGGCAGCATGCGCGCCTACGTGCAGGCCGTGCAGGAGAATGAAATCTTCCGCATCGGCGACCGCGTACGCATCATGACCGTCGATGGTACCAGCCGCGTTACTCGCTAA
- a CDS encoding S-type pyocin domain-containing protein yields MANKKDVYQVWRCYGTGTGGYRRLEPMNEAELAGRAVSQQQAQREVIDRQIAEEARFLVKPLPPQVPKEGCVFAKSCNLPDAIIDYHEPTGYVPLDRLRDYAEYALLGGIEADSSGRLRLGMIGGSPLPAGFGGLSLGGVATAGSVGTVATASVSTVGTAFLAGIVALVWPSNLGDSALYSEDQLRSMARARTRVRLHIEQRDDGTLKGYAFYTGKNHDWEMVDVVQFQIRHAHYVADLGDGVELIWTPATDPASTLGIPALEAAPSTPHIWVYPPTEQAADIIVDPIYPPEYRDFILVFPADSGVRPLYIVVSWKYEDAPYHSKKGNSVKSKRPENGLDSLNESIEVNPPNSRRRIAIDPHTNEFVVIDRTAEGAYHAHVRPWSGLRQEMKNALIRAGKTNRKGKILGDTK; encoded by the coding sequence ATGGCAAACAAAAAGGACGTATACCAAGTTTGGCGATGTTACGGGACTGGCACCGGTGGATACCGACGTCTGGAGCCCATGAACGAAGCCGAATTGGCGGGCCGGGCAGTGAGCCAGCAACAAGCTCAGAGGGAAGTAATCGACCGGCAGATAGCAGAAGAAGCACGCTTTCTGGTTAAGCCGCTACCCCCTCAGGTACCTAAGGAAGGTTGCGTATTTGCTAAGTCCTGCAATTTACCGGACGCAATCATCGATTATCACGAACCGACCGGTTATGTGCCTCTTGATAGGTTAAGAGACTATGCCGAATACGCACTGCTGGGTGGGATAGAAGCAGACAGTTCCGGTCGGCTGAGATTGGGAATGATCGGTGGCAGTCCTCTGCCGGCAGGATTTGGAGGGCTATCGCTTGGTGGCGTCGCCACGGCTGGCAGCGTGGGCACAGTCGCCACAGCGAGTGTCAGCACGGTGGGCACCGCCTTTTTGGCAGGCATAGTTGCACTCGTATGGCCCTCCAATCTCGGCGACAGCGCGCTTTACAGCGAAGATCAATTGCGCTCCATGGCCAGGGCGCGTACGCGGGTACGCTTGCATATCGAGCAACGCGATGACGGTACGCTCAAGGGATACGCTTTCTATACGGGAAAGAACCACGACTGGGAAATGGTCGATGTGGTGCAGTTTCAGATACGGCATGCGCACTACGTTGCCGACTTGGGTGATGGGGTTGAGCTGATCTGGACGCCTGCTACCGACCCCGCCAGTACACTCGGCATACCTGCATTGGAAGCGGCGCCATCGACGCCGCACATATGGGTATATCCGCCCACCGAGCAAGCCGCCGATATAATTGTCGACCCGATTTATCCACCTGAGTACAGGGATTTCATCCTGGTATTTCCGGCGGATTCAGGGGTCAGGCCGCTGTATATCGTCGTTAGCTGGAAGTATGAGGACGCGCCCTATCACAGCAAAAAGGGGAATTCAGTTAAAAGTAAACGCCCTGAAAATGGGCTGGATTCGCTTAATGAATCGATAGAGGTAAATCCGCCGAATTCGCGACGACGTATAGCGATTGATCCGCATACAAATGAGTTTGTAGTGATAGATCGTACTGCTGAAGGTGCCTATCACGCCCACGTAAGACCTTGGAGCGGCTTACGACAAGAAATGAAAAACGCCTTGATCAGAGCTGGGAAAACCAACCGCAAAGGCAAAATCCTGGGAGATACAAAATGA
- the nhaA gene encoding Na+/H+ antiporter NhaA translates to MPLRSTFTRFFQLEAASGLLLIAAAALALIINNSPLSHLYGAFLDVPVVAQIGALKIAKPALLWINDGLMALFFLLIGLEVKRELLDGHLSKPSQVVLPGAAAIGGMVVPALIYWAINKDYPAALSGWAIPMATDIAFALGVLALLGKRVPVSLKLFLMTLAIIDDLGAIIVIAVFYSADLSGAALAGAGACLVALIAMNRLGVIKLGPYLIIGLILWVCVLKSGVHATLAGVTLAFCIPMRTKNAEPSPLLTLEHALHPWVAYGILPLFAFANAGVSLTGVSLESFTHHVPMGIAAGLLIGKTVGVFGLTWLAIKAGLATLPSGANWGQVFGVAILCGIGFTMSLFVGSLAFVPGASEFAGEDRMGILTGSILAAFIGYAVTAMASRKKI, encoded by the coding sequence TTGCCTCTGCGTAGCACTTTCACCCGTTTCTTCCAGCTGGAAGCCGCCAGCGGTCTGTTATTGATCGCCGCTGCCGCTTTGGCGCTGATCATCAACAATTCACCCTTGTCGCACCTCTACGGCGCGTTTCTTGACGTGCCGGTGGTGGCGCAGATCGGCGCATTGAAAATCGCCAAGCCAGCCCTGCTGTGGATCAACGACGGCCTGATGGCCCTGTTCTTTCTGCTGATCGGCCTGGAGGTCAAGCGCGAGTTGCTCGACGGCCACCTGTCCAAGCCCTCGCAAGTGGTGCTGCCGGGTGCAGCCGCCATCGGCGGCATGGTGGTGCCGGCGCTGATCTACTGGGCAATCAACAAGGACTACCCCGCCGCGCTTTCCGGCTGGGCGATTCCCATGGCCACCGACATTGCCTTCGCCCTGGGCGTGCTGGCCCTGCTGGGCAAGCGTGTACCGGTGTCGCTGAAGCTGTTCCTGATGACCCTGGCAATTATTGACGACCTGGGCGCGATCATCGTGATCGCCGTGTTCTATTCCGCCGACCTGTCCGGTGCTGCCTTGGCGGGCGCAGGTGCCTGCCTGGTTGCCTTGATCGCAATGAACCGCCTGGGTGTGATCAAGCTCGGGCCGTACCTGATCATCGGACTGATCCTGTGGGTGTGCGTACTCAAGAGCGGTGTCCACGCCACGCTCGCCGGTGTGACCCTGGCCTTCTGTATCCCGATGCGCACCAAGAACGCCGAGCCATCGCCGCTGCTGACGCTGGAACATGCCCTGCACCCGTGGGTGGCCTACGGCATCCTGCCGTTGTTCGCCTTCGCCAACGCCGGCGTGTCCCTGACCGGTGTCAGCCTGGAAAGCTTCACCCACCATGTACCGATGGGCATCGCCGCCGGCCTGTTGATCGGCAAGACCGTCGGCGTGTTCGGCCTCACCTGGCTGGCCATCAAGGCTGGCCTCGCCACCCTGCCCAGCGGCGCGAACTGGGGCCAGGTGTTTGGCGTAGCGATCCTGTGCGGCATTGGCTTCACCATGAGCCTGTTTGTCGGCTCCCTGGCGTTTGTGCCGGGTGCCAGTGAGTTTGCTGGTGAAGACCGGATGGGGATTCTGACGGGATCGATTCTGGCGGCGTTCATTGGTTATGCGGTGACGGCGATGGCGAGTCGTAAGAAAATCTGA
- a CDS encoding PLP-dependent cysteine synthase family protein: MSDHRPWAREAIRIIEADFQRSADTHLIPLPLPGLPGIELYFKDESSHPTGSLKHRLARSLFLYALCNGWLKPGAPVIEASSGSTAISEAYFARLLGLPFIAVMPATTSQEKIAQIAFYGGHSHLVQDPTQIYAESERLARESGGHFMDQFTYAERATDWRANNNIAESIFQQMRFEQHPEPSWLISSPGTGGTTATLGRYVRYRQHCTRVLCADAERSVFFDFYQSGDASLRLDCGSRIEGIGRPRVEASFLPKVIDAMVKVPDALSLAAMHYLAERLGRRVGGSSGTNLIGALVAAQQMKVAGESGSIVAILCDGGERYATTYYDPAWLAGQGYAVDGLIAAVAASVERGEALPDSILRANI, encoded by the coding sequence ATGAGCGACCACCGTCCCTGGGCCCGCGAAGCCATTCGCATCATTGAAGCGGACTTCCAGCGCAGCGCTGACACCCATCTGATCCCCTTGCCGTTGCCGGGTTTGCCGGGTATCGAATTGTATTTCAAGGACGAGTCCAGCCACCCCACCGGTAGCCTCAAGCACCGGTTGGCTCGCTCGCTGTTCCTCTACGCGCTGTGCAATGGTTGGCTCAAGCCGGGTGCGCCGGTGATCGAAGCGTCCAGCGGCTCGACGGCCATTTCCGAGGCCTACTTTGCGCGTCTGTTGGGTTTGCCGTTTATTGCGGTGATGCCAGCCACCACCTCCCAGGAAAAAATCGCACAGATCGCCTTCTATGGCGGTCACAGCCACCTGGTACAGGATCCGACGCAGATCTACGCCGAATCCGAGCGCCTGGCGCGGGAAAGCGGCGGTCACTTCATGGACCAGTTCACCTACGCCGAGCGTGCCACCGACTGGCGGGCGAACAACAACATTGCCGAGTCGATCTTCCAGCAAATGCGCTTCGAGCAACATCCGGAGCCGAGCTGGCTGATCTCCAGCCCCGGCACCGGCGGCACCACCGCGACCCTTGGTCGTTATGTGCGCTACCGCCAGCATTGCACCCGTGTGTTATGTGCCGATGCCGAGCGTTCGGTGTTTTTCGATTTCTATCAGAGTGGCGACGCGAGTTTGCGCCTGGACTGCGGTTCGCGCATCGAAGGCATTGGCCGGCCACGGGTCGAAGCGTCATTCTTGCCCAAGGTGATTGATGCCATGGTCAAAGTGCCGGACGCACTCTCACTGGCGGCCATGCATTACCTCGCCGAGCGGCTGGGGCGACGGGTCGGCGGTTCCAGCGGGACCAACCTGATTGGCGCCCTGGTAGCGGCGCAGCAAATGAAAGTGGCGGGGGAGTCGGGCTCGATCGTGGCGATCTTGTGTGATGGGGGAGAGCGATATGCCACGACCTATTACGATCCGGCCTGGTTGGCGGGGCAGGGGTATGCGGTGGATGGATTGATCGCGGCCGTTGCGGCCAGTGTCGAGCGGGGCGAGGCGTTGCCGGACAGCATTCTGCGCGCCAACATCTAA
- a CDS encoding NAD(P)/FAD-dependent oxidoreductase, which yields MLRITELKLPIDHPEEDLRPAIVQRLGIASDDLLDFTLFKRSYDARKKSSELCFIYTIDLNVKGEAALLLKFADDRNVNPAPDVSYKVVGQAPQGLTERPIVVGFGPCGIFAGLLLAQMGFKPIILERGKEVRQRTKDTWGLWRKSVLNPESNVQFGEGGAGTFSDGKLYSQIKDPKFHGRKVLHEFVKAGAPEEILYVSKPHIGTFRLTGVVENMREQIIALGGEVRFEQRVTDVLIEDGQLNGVVVDGGEQILSKHVILALGHSARDTFRMLHDRGVYMEAKPFSVGFRIEHPQSLIDAARLGKYAGHPKLGAADYKLVHHAKNGRSVYSFCMCPGGTVVAATSEPNRVVTNGMSQYSRNERNANSGIVVGITPEVDYPGGPLAGIELQERLESHAYILGGSNYEAPAQLVGDFIAGKPSTAIGSVEPSYKPGVSLGDLALALPDFAIEAIREALPAFEKQIKGYSLYDAVLTGIETRTSSPLRITRNESMQSLNVKGLFPAGEGAGYAGGILSAGVDGIRIAEALARDMLGLEA from the coding sequence ATGTTACGAATCACCGAACTCAAGCTGCCCATCGACCATCCCGAAGAAGACCTGCGGCCTGCCATCGTGCAGCGCCTGGGCATCGCCAGTGATGACCTGCTCGATTTCACCCTGTTCAAACGCAGCTACGATGCGCGCAAGAAATCCTCGGAGCTGTGCTTCATCTACACCATCGACTTGAACGTCAAGGGCGAAGCCGCCCTGCTGCTCAAGTTCGCCGATGACCGCAACGTCAACCCGGCGCCGGATGTCAGCTACAAGGTCGTGGGCCAGGCACCACAGGGCCTCACAGAACGCCCGATCGTGGTCGGCTTCGGCCCCTGCGGGATCTTTGCCGGGTTGTTGCTCGCGCAGATGGGCTTCAAGCCGATCATCCTCGAGCGCGGCAAGGAAGTGCGCCAGCGCACCAAAGACACCTGGGGCCTGTGGCGCAAGAGCGTGCTCAACCCTGAGTCCAACGTGCAGTTCGGTGAAGGCGGCGCCGGGACCTTTTCCGATGGCAAGCTGTACAGCCAGATCAAAGACCCGAAATTCCATGGCCGCAAAGTCTTGCACGAGTTCGTCAAGGCTGGTGCGCCGGAAGAAATCCTCTACGTCAGCAAACCGCATATCGGTACCTTCCGCCTCACCGGCGTGGTCGAAAACATGCGCGAGCAGATCATCGCCCTGGGCGGTGAAGTGCGCTTCGAGCAACGGGTGACCGACGTATTGATCGAAGACGGCCAGTTGAACGGCGTGGTTGTCGATGGCGGCGAGCAGATCCTTTCCAAGCACGTGATCCTGGCCCTGGGCCACAGCGCCCGCGACACCTTCCGCATGCTCCACGACCGTGGCGTGTACATGGAAGCCAAGCCGTTCTCGGTGGGTTTCCGTATCGAACACCCGCAATCACTGATCGATGCCGCGCGCCTGGGCAAATACGCCGGGCACCCGAAACTCGGCGCCGCCGACTACAAGTTGGTGCACCACGCCAAGAACGGCCGTTCGGTCTACAGCTTCTGCATGTGCCCAGGCGGCACGGTGGTAGCGGCGACCTCCGAGCCCAATCGCGTGGTCACCAACGGCATGAGCCAGTACTCGCGTAACGAGCGCAATGCCAACTCCGGCATCGTGGTCGGCATCACCCCCGAGGTGGACTATCCCGGTGGCCCGCTGGCCGGTATCGAGTTGCAGGAACGCCTGGAATCCCACGCCTATATCCTCGGTGGCAGCAACTACGAGGCGCCGGCGCAGCTGGTGGGTGATTTCATCGCGGGCAAGCCGTCCACGGCCATCGGCAGTGTGGAACCCTCCTACAAGCCAGGCGTGTCCCTGGGCGACCTGGCCCTGGCCTTGCCGGACTTCGCCATCGAAGCGATCCGTGAAGCACTGCCGGCCTTCGAGAAGCAGATCAAGGGCTACTCGCTGTACGACGCCGTGTTGACCGGTATCGAGACGCGCACCTCATCGCCGCTGCGGATTACCCGTAACGAATCGATGCAAAGCTTGAACGTAAAGGGCCTGTTCCCGGCCGGTGAAGGCGCGGGTTATGCCGGTGGGATTCTGTCCGCCGGTGTGGACGGGATTCGGATTGCCGAGGCGTTGGCGCGGGATATGTTGGGCCTCGAAGCCTGA
- a CDS encoding COG3650 family protein encodes MRAAHTLALFALLPLFAACQMFESEPAKPSLAGLTRMQGELTAVGGKLLFQPCNDQRNYVVNDTGGTSILQEAASLAGQQGALFADLRGQFSGVATGTQGSVDLQQLYRVERSTSACDDPDFKRMILRANGHKPAWAMNVTAKGMVLEREGQPPLAVPYVEEQIGDGRFNLMTEANNQHVELWVAPQRCVDPVSGSLQHMTAELRVNGQVQRGCAAFGGSRDD; translated from the coding sequence ATGCGTGCCGCCCATACCCTTGCTTTGTTTGCCTTGCTCCCCCTGTTCGCCGCCTGCCAGATGTTCGAAAGCGAGCCGGCCAAGCCGTCTCTCGCCGGGCTGACCCGCATGCAGGGCGAACTCACGGCGGTCGGTGGCAAACTGCTGTTCCAACCGTGCAATGACCAACGCAACTACGTGGTCAACGACACCGGCGGCACCAGCATCCTGCAGGAGGCGGCCTCCCTGGCCGGCCAGCAAGGCGCGCTGTTCGCCGACCTGCGCGGCCAGTTCTCTGGGGTTGCCACGGGCACCCAGGGCAGCGTGGACCTGCAGCAACTCTATCGTGTCGAACGCTCGACCTCGGCCTGCGACGACCCGGACTTCAAGCGCATGATCCTGCGCGCCAACGGCCACAAGCCGGCCTGGGCGATGAACGTCACGGCCAAGGGCATGGTGCTGGAGCGCGAAGGCCAGCCACCGCTGGCGGTGCCGTATGTGGAAGAACAGATCGGTGACGGTCGCTTCAACCTGATGACCGAAGCCAACAACCAGCATGTCGAACTCTGGGTGGCCCCGCAGCGTTGCGTCGACCCGGTCAGCGGCAGCCTGCAGCACATGACCGCCGAGTTGCGCGTCAACGGCCAGGTGCAACGGGGTTGCGCCGCGTTTGGCGGTTCCCGCGACGACTGA
- a CDS encoding short chain dehydrogenase, translating into MKILLIGASGTVGSAVKAELAQRHDVISIGRNSGDFQVDISDSASIRKLFEQTGRFDALICAAGSVNFVALPEMNESDFELGLRDKLMGQVNLLLIGRDYANDGASFTFTSGILNRDPIRTGASAALVNGAIDAFVKAAAIELPRGLRVNAVSPTVLLEAMDSYAPYFRGYKPAPGADVALAYAKSVEGLQTGQTFIVG; encoded by the coding sequence ATGAAAATCCTATTGATTGGCGCCAGCGGCACCGTCGGCTCGGCGGTCAAGGCGGAACTGGCTCAGCGTCACGACGTGATCAGCATCGGCCGCAACAGCGGCGACTTCCAGGTGGATATCAGCGACAGCGCATCGATCCGCAAACTGTTCGAACAAACCGGCAGGTTCGATGCGCTGATCTGCGCAGCGGGCAGCGTCAACTTCGTGGCCTTGCCGGAAATGAACGAATCCGACTTCGAACTGGGCCTGCGCGACAAGCTGATGGGCCAGGTCAACCTGCTGTTGATCGGCCGCGACTACGCCAACGATGGCGCCTCGTTTACCTTCACCAGCGGCATTCTGAACCGCGACCCGATCCGCACCGGCGCCTCGGCTGCGCTGGTCAACGGCGCCATTGACGCCTTTGTGAAAGCGGCGGCGATCGAATTGCCACGCGGGCTGCGCGTCAACGCCGTGAGCCCGACTGTCCTGTTGGAAGCCATGGACAGCTATGCACCCTACTTCCGCGGCTACAAACCGGCTCCCGGCGCCGACGTGGCGTTGGCCTACGCCAAAAGCGTGGAAGGCCTGCAAACCGGTCAGACGTTTATCGTTGGCTGA
- a CDS encoding LysR family transcriptional regulator: MSEMDDLAAFAVLIDAGSFTVAAEQLGCSKGQLSKRISQLEARFAVVLLHRTTRKLSLTAAGAALLPQAQALVVQVDRARQALARLKDDLAGPVRMTVPVSLGETFFDGLLLEFSKQYPQVQIELELNNSYRDLARDGFDLGVRLGAIENERLVAKPLLAWHEMTCASPAYLEQHGEPQTPADLAGHTCLLNSHYSGREEWLYHQQHELLRVRVSGTFASNHYNLLKKAALVGAGIARLPSYVLPAELADGRLRWLLRDYQTRSMPMYLVHPYQGGLPRRTQVLADYLVDWFKRSGEALDRL, translated from the coding sequence ATGAGCGAGATGGATGACTTGGCGGCGTTTGCCGTGCTGATCGACGCTGGCAGTTTCACCGTGGCTGCCGAGCAACTGGGCTGCAGCAAAGGGCAGTTGTCCAAGCGTATCAGCCAGTTGGAGGCGCGGTTTGCCGTGGTGTTGCTGCACCGCACCACGCGCAAACTCAGCCTGACCGCCGCGGGTGCGGCGTTGCTGCCCCAGGCCCAGGCATTGGTGGTGCAGGTGGATCGCGCCCGTCAGGCATTGGCCCGGCTCAAGGATGATCTGGCAGGGCCGGTGCGCATGACCGTTCCGGTGTCGCTGGGCGAAACCTTCTTCGACGGCTTACTGCTGGAGTTTTCCAAGCAATATCCCCAGGTGCAGATCGAACTGGAGCTTAACAACAGCTACCGGGACCTGGCGCGGGACGGGTTTGACCTGGGGGTGCGCTTAGGCGCGATCGAAAACGAGCGTCTGGTGGCCAAGCCGTTGCTGGCCTGGCATGAGATGACCTGCGCGAGCCCGGCTTACCTTGAACAGCATGGCGAACCCCAGACGCCGGCCGACCTGGCCGGGCATACCTGTTTGCTTAACAGCCACTACAGTGGCCGCGAGGAGTGGCTGTACCACCAGCAGCATGAATTGCTGCGGGTGCGGGTCAGCGGCACGTTCGCCTCCAACCACTACAACCTGTTGAAAAAGGCCGCGTTGGTGGGCGCCGGTATCGCGCGCCTGCCGTCCTACGTGCTGCCGGCGGAATTGGCTGACGGCCGTTTGCGCTGGCTCCTGCGTGACTATCAGACGCGGAGCATGCCGATGTACCTGGTGCATCCCTATCAGGGCGGCCTGCCACGTCGCACCCAGGTGTTGGCCGACTACTTGGTGGATTGGTTCAAGCGCAGCGGCGAGGCACTGGACCGGCTCTAG
- a CDS encoding DoxX family protein: protein MNTRPSCLIKRLIALFEQIPYSLIAFVARFSIAAVFWKSGQTKVEGFAVDLISGTFQFGEPKLAASTLPLFRSEYHVPLLSPEVAAHMAAFAEHFFPVLILVGFATRFSALALIGMTLVIQLFVYPDAYPTHGTWIALLLLLVAKGPGRLSIDHLIARRYA from the coding sequence ATGAACACTCGCCCCTCGTGCCTGATCAAACGGCTCATCGCGCTTTTCGAACAAATCCCCTACAGCCTGATCGCCTTTGTCGCGCGCTTTTCCATTGCCGCCGTGTTCTGGAAATCCGGGCAAACCAAAGTTGAAGGCTTTGCCGTTGATTTGATCAGCGGCACCTTCCAATTCGGCGAACCGAAACTGGCAGCCTCGACATTGCCGCTGTTTCGCAGCGAGTACCACGTGCCGTTGTTGTCGCCGGAAGTGGCGGCGCATATGGCTGCGTTTGCCGAGCATTTTTTCCCGGTGCTAATCCTCGTGGGCTTCGCCACGCGCTTTTCGGCCTTGGCCCTGATCGGCATGACCCTGGTGATTCAGCTGTTCGTCTACCCAGACGCCTACCCGACCCATGGCACCTGGATTGCGCTGCTGTTGCTGCTGGTGGCCAAAGGGCCAGGACGCCTGTCCATCGATCACCTGATCGCCCGTCGCTACGCCTAG